From the Cryptomeria japonica chromosome 2, Sugi_1.0, whole genome shotgun sequence genome, one window contains:
- the LOC131041545 gene encoding gamma-glutamyl peptidase 3, whose product MGNNKRFGVLLAAADRDYVKKMYGGYFSLFVNMLGEEGERWDMFRAFDRQLPKMEDLDKYDGFVVTGSKSDAHGNALWILELCQLLRCLYQMRIKVLGICFGHQILCRALGGKVSRSSAGWDVGTTKIHFNSSIRTKEYLSGMKIPTTLYLNEFHQDKVTEIPCGADIIAFSNKTEIEMFSMDDHIFGIQGHPEYSGDILFNLMDNLCNEGILTEEIVKKAKYSVEQYSTVSEKEIWQQICKRFLKYKVT is encoded by the exons ATGGGCAATAATAAGAGGTTTGGAGTTCTGTTAGCGGCAGCAGACAGAGATTATGTGAAGAAAATGTATGGAGGATATTTCAGTCTGTTTGTTAATATGCTGGGTGAGGAGGGCGAGAGGTGGGATATGTTCAGGGCCTTTGACCGGCAGCTGCCAAAAATGGAAGACCTTGACAAGTACGATGGATTCGTTGTGACCGGAAGCAAAAGTGACGCTCATGGCAATGCTCTCTGGATTCTGGAACTCTGTCAATTGTTAAGATGTCTTTACCAAATGCGCATCAAAGTGTTGGGGATATGCTTTGGCCACCAG ATACTGTGTAGGGCTTTGGGAGGCAAAGTGAGTAGATCCAGTGCTGGATGGGATGTTGGCACAACTAAAATACATTTCAATTCTTCCATTCGTACAAAAGAATATCTCAGTGGAATGAAAATCCCAACCACTCTTTACTTAAATGAATTCCATCAAGATAAG GTGACAGAGATCCCTTGTGGAGCAGATATAATTGCCTTTTCAAATAAAACTGAGATTGAAATGTTTTCAATGGATGATCACATATTTGGAATTCAAGGTCATCCAGAGTATAGTGGTGACATTTTATTTAATCTTATGGACAACCTATGCAATGAAGGAATCTTAACA GAGGAAATTGTAAAGAAGGCAAAATATTCAGTAGAACAATACAGCACAGTATCTGAAAAAGAAATTTGGCAACAAATTTGTAAAAGATTTCTTAAATATAAAGTTACATAA